In Micromonospora sp. WMMD980, the following are encoded in one genomic region:
- a CDS encoding helix-turn-helix transcriptional regulator, whose translation MTGSPTVRRRRLAAALRRLREQTGMTADQAAKEIGISKSALSRIENAQVSVMPPVARGLLELYGVEGDEVDALVQVARDARKRGWWQAYDDVLPDWFEVYVGLEAEASEIRAFEPQLIPGLIQTANYAGAVIRAEHPDAGVDEVDRRVELRMRRQKSDSPPKLWMVLDESALRRPVGGRAAFKSQLERLAEEAARPGCTIQILTFAAGEYGSMGSAFSVLTFPEPADPGVVYMETRAGSLYLEGHQVREYSRVFEHLVATAASARESRDLIQGAIDEL comes from the coding sequence ATGACTGGAAGTCCGACGGTCCGCCGTCGTCGCCTGGCCGCCGCCCTCCGACGCTTGCGAGAGCAGACGGGCATGACCGCCGACCAGGCCGCAAAGGAGATCGGCATCTCCAAGTCGGCCCTGAGTCGGATCGAGAACGCCCAGGTATCCGTCATGCCGCCGGTGGCGCGCGGATTGCTTGAGCTCTACGGCGTCGAGGGCGACGAGGTGGACGCCCTGGTCCAGGTCGCGCGGGATGCCCGCAAACGAGGCTGGTGGCAGGCGTACGACGATGTGCTCCCGGACTGGTTCGAGGTGTACGTCGGCCTGGAAGCGGAGGCGTCAGAGATCCGCGCCTTCGAGCCGCAACTCATCCCGGGGCTGATCCAGACAGCCAACTACGCCGGCGCGGTCATCCGTGCCGAGCATCCGGATGCGGGTGTCGACGAAGTCGACCGGCGCGTTGAGCTGCGGATGCGTCGGCAGAAGTCGGACAGCCCACCCAAGCTGTGGATGGTGCTCGACGAGTCGGCGCTGCGCCGACCGGTCGGCGGGCGCGCGGCATTCAAGAGTCAACTGGAGCGGCTGGCCGAGGAGGCAGCGCGCCCCGGGTGCACCATCCAGATTCTGACTTTCGCCGCCGGCGAGTACGGCTCGATGGGCAGCGCCTTCAGCGTTCTCACCTTCCCGGAGCCCGCAGATCCAGGCGTTGTGTACATGGAAACCCGCGCAGGTAGCCTCTACCTTGAGGGCCATCAGGTCAGGGAGTACAGCCGAGTCTTCGAGCATCTGGTCGCCACAGCCGCCAGCGCCCGCGAGTCGCGCGACCTGATCCAGGGGGCGATCGACGAGCTATGA
- a CDS encoding FtsK/SpoIIIE domain-containing protein, with the protein MQRLAEGLTPGWLGCRLDGAAVDLPTGVDAVPGRPLPVRLGAASPVAGSVFGVVVPFVGAGHLAVDSDARDPSVARWLRGLLLRVLAALPDGVLRVAAVDGATLGAVFGPFRAMVEAEAWRRPAIDLPGFQQVLAEAEERIERVQAGEADPSVLLVCVAALPQGTGRAEWSRLAAIAHAGPAAGVFLLLAGYPPPQHPGLEAAPRLERTTHLTAAGGGLFRVSDPPGPYRFSDDGTGLAVPVRLDGGPPDDLVEAVCRRLAKAARVQSSTDFAALLPADIWQESSVDGLRTVVGREGRAECVLALDDATPHWLVGGRTGSGKTVFLLDLLYGLASRYSPDELGLYLLDFKEGVSFVEFTPTAVDPSWIPHARTVGIESDREYGLAVLRTLSREMTRRATEMKRAGVTKLADLRAGRPDVAMPRLVAVIDEFHVLFEGNDAVARQAVALLEELARKGRSYGIHLVLASQTISGVEALFAKTESIFGQFPLRVALAGGGGILDQLNDGADNLPIGAAVVNAAAGIPGANRVIRFPNADAASVTAQRHLLWNARPPGDAPPAVFAGYAEQHPDADPTFARLTPDVRRRRALVGRAVDVGLPTAGFTLDATPGSHLAVLGTSPVGADVLYAAAVSLARQHAPGTARFLVAPLVAAADEAADATVDAITAASHQCDTVTAARLRTHLADLAADLPAGPPTWLVVFGADAASSLLAVSDPTTYRTGHDDLRAVLANGPGHGVHLLGWWRTFSRFTDDLGPGGGGQIAGLVVLNVPGADVGLLLGDYTSTWQPRPNRALLIDRHDNRRTLIVPYVRPGTLDQIDDLT; encoded by the coding sequence ATGCAGCGGCTCGCCGAAGGGCTGACCCCGGGCTGGCTCGGCTGCCGGCTCGACGGTGCCGCCGTGGATCTGCCCACCGGGGTCGACGCGGTGCCGGGGCGCCCGCTGCCGGTGCGGTTGGGCGCGGCGTCACCGGTGGCCGGCAGTGTCTTCGGTGTCGTGGTGCCGTTCGTGGGTGCCGGTCATTTGGCGGTCGACAGCGACGCCCGCGATCCGTCCGTCGCGCGCTGGCTGCGCGGGTTGCTGCTTCGGGTGCTCGCGGCGTTGCCGGACGGCGTACTTCGGGTCGCGGCCGTGGACGGGGCGACGCTGGGGGCGGTGTTCGGTCCGTTCCGGGCGATGGTGGAGGCGGAGGCGTGGCGGCGGCCCGCCATCGACCTTCCGGGTTTCCAGCAGGTGCTGGCCGAGGCGGAGGAGCGGATCGAGCGGGTTCAGGCCGGCGAGGCTGATCCGTCGGTGCTGCTGGTGTGTGTCGCGGCGCTGCCGCAGGGCACCGGGCGTGCGGAGTGGTCGCGGTTGGCGGCGATCGCGCACGCCGGTCCGGCCGCAGGGGTGTTCCTACTGTTGGCCGGCTATCCGCCGCCGCAGCATCCGGGGTTGGAGGCGGCGCCTCGATTGGAGCGGACGACGCATCTCACGGCGGCCGGCGGCGGCTTGTTCCGGGTGTCGGACCCGCCGGGCCCCTACCGGTTCAGTGACGACGGCACGGGCTTGGCGGTGCCGGTGCGGCTGGACGGCGGCCCGCCGGACGATCTGGTGGAGGCGGTCTGCCGACGGTTGGCGAAAGCCGCGCGGGTGCAGTCGTCGACGGACTTCGCGGCGCTGCTGCCGGCCGACATCTGGCAGGAGTCGTCGGTCGACGGCTTGCGGACCGTGGTGGGTCGGGAGGGCCGCGCCGAGTGCGTGCTGGCGCTGGACGATGCGACGCCGCACTGGTTGGTGGGTGGCCGCACCGGGTCGGGCAAGACCGTCTTCCTGCTGGACCTGCTCTACGGTCTGGCGTCGCGCTACTCCCCGGACGAGTTGGGCCTGTATCTGCTGGACTTCAAGGAGGGGGTGTCGTTCGTGGAGTTCACCCCGACGGCGGTGGACCCGTCGTGGATCCCGCACGCCCGCACCGTCGGCATCGAGTCCGACCGGGAGTACGGGCTGGCGGTGCTGCGCACGCTGTCGCGGGAGATGACCCGGCGGGCGACCGAGATGAAGCGGGCCGGGGTGACGAAGCTCGCCGACCTGCGGGCCGGGCGGCCGGATGTGGCGATGCCGCGGCTGGTGGCGGTGATCGACGAGTTTCATGTGCTGTTCGAGGGCAACGACGCCGTCGCCCGGCAGGCGGTGGCGTTGCTGGAGGAGCTGGCGCGTAAGGGCCGCTCGTACGGCATCCACCTGGTCCTGGCGTCGCAGACGATCTCCGGGGTGGAGGCGCTGTTCGCCAAGACCGAGTCGATCTTCGGGCAGTTCCCGCTGCGGGTCGCGCTCGCCGGTGGCGGCGGGATCCTCGACCAGCTCAACGACGGCGCCGACAACCTCCCCATCGGCGCAGCAGTCGTCAACGCGGCGGCCGGGATACCGGGAGCGAACCGGGTGATCCGCTTCCCGAACGCCGATGCCGCCTCGGTGACCGCGCAACGGCACCTGCTGTGGAACGCCCGGCCACCGGGCGACGCACCGCCCGCGGTGTTCGCCGGCTACGCCGAGCAGCACCCCGACGCCGACCCCACCTTCGCCCGCCTGACACCTGACGTACGCCGACGGCGCGCCCTGGTCGGCCGCGCCGTCGACGTCGGCCTGCCCACCGCCGGGTTCACCCTCGACGCCACCCCCGGCAGCCACCTCGCGGTGCTCGGCACCTCCCCCGTCGGAGCCGACGTGCTCTACGCAGCCGCGGTCAGCCTGGCCCGCCAACACGCCCCCGGCACCGCCCGCTTCCTCGTCGCGCCGCTTGTCGCCGCCGCCGACGAGGCTGCCGACGCCACCGTCGACGCGATCACCGCCGCCAGCCACCAGTGCGACACCGTCACCGCCGCCCGCCTCCGGACCCACCTGGCCGACCTCGCAGCCGATCTCCCGGCCGGCCCGCCGACCTGGCTGGTGGTCTTCGGCGCGGACGCCGCCAGCAGCCTGCTCGCCGTCAGCGACCCGACGACATACCGCACCGGCCACGACGACCTGCGGGCCGTGCTGGCCAACGGCCCCGGCCACGGCGTGCACCTGCTCGGCTGGTGGCGCACGTTCAGCCGCTTCACCGACGACCTCGGGCCCGGCGGTGGCGGGCAGATCGCAGGCCTGGTCGTCCTCAACGTCCCCGGCGCCGACGTCGGCCTCCTGCTCGGCGACTACACGTCGACGTGGCAGCCACGCCCCAACCGGGCCCTGCTGATCGACCGGCACGACAACCGCCGCACCCTCATCGTCCCCTACGTCCGACCCGGCACCCTCGACCAGATCGACGACCTGACATGA
- a CDS encoding phage resistance protein, whose amino-acid sequence MTLLRDVIDIPVSVGDGDFVVRAAEGADLRRYVVTDQLRDNFADALRRIGHAVTTGRSQAVFLHGSFGSGKSHFMAVLREILQHNPEAREVRGLAEPVLAADPWLRDRRLLSLTFHMLDARSVEQAVLEGYLNQITRLHPEAPVPAVHRSDALLDDAARLRARMGDDAFFAALRDGGGTPTAAGVGLASHVARATGWTPELYAAAAAEPPGTEQRDRLVSALTSAFFTGAVRSGEYLDLDTGLAVITRHARALGYDALVLFLDELILWLSTKISDYTFVNTEGAKLNKLIESADATRPLPLISFVARQRNLEDFLGPQVGGTEREALAHVMRSVQGRFGEIALADTNLPEITEKRLLKPLTDDGRAVIDNAFAVVKGNREVWDALLLGAQYGDAGIGSDAAAFRKLYPFSPALVATLVALSQALQRERTALKVMTELLVARRDTLRVNDLIGVAALFDPLVLHGELPDRPELKQLFQSARTLYTQKLRPILLKLNDIGEQDAAGHQQFQLDDKLIKTVLLGALVPDVPALHNLTAGKLHALNFGSITSPIPGYERTIVINRLDRVADAAGELHLTKTPDPVVSLKLHTVDYDKLLDLVPDQEATTTGVRQQLIRELVTAEMGIVGGEGQLGELLYARAWRGRSHTVQVKFGNVRDPDTMPAAALIATGEAWRLIIDYPFDPQGYERNADLARIERLERGSRTLFWLPFYLTDELMGKVGQLIKINYLLNGAGDRLNSLAADWPLADRQQGKVYLQQRQSQLRSTLTGALMQAYGSATSRGSDVQDDTIGVFHTLADGLYVGDPRGGTLAEAFTNLTGELLAWSYPGNPAMPEDEKPVTRGELAKILDYARQAAADPTRGVTVTNPVDQRTLRRVCNNLRLGEYIDGRYVLTTSTSRWSRHLLQAAANEGYTDHFPVSKLRDFIDQPAAFGFDRDLQNLIIMTFGLDQQLAWYQHEVKVDVPHLAAVRDDLELRHPPMPGEEDWSSAVSRGAAIFGGVLPVWRTPANLGKLAGALREAARERKRAAGRLVDMLDTHADVLGLDVSAATGRFATARRAYRFVTDVAAERDDVVLVETVARADLGDVDDQAVGAVLSQAGRLTDELAENPQWSLLRAVSARTGHDQRAREVIGQLQDVARREQHGKDLVEAFHTAAAASAALLAAQPPAPPADPAPVGPASGGTGQVPKQQGTRPVGPTPGQDDDPADAVPAGGVPDATGTVTVPGGGEVTDGSLLATQHRRHEVSDPETWTKIAAEIDAEVAAGRRVVVTWEIR is encoded by the coding sequence ATGACCCTGCTACGGGACGTGATCGACATTCCGGTCTCGGTCGGCGACGGGGACTTCGTCGTCCGGGCCGCCGAAGGCGCCGACCTGCGCCGGTACGTCGTCACCGACCAACTTCGGGACAATTTCGCCGACGCGCTACGCCGGATCGGCCACGCGGTGACCACCGGCCGCTCCCAGGCGGTGTTCCTGCACGGCTCGTTCGGCTCCGGCAAGTCGCACTTCATGGCGGTGCTGCGGGAGATCCTCCAGCACAACCCGGAGGCCCGCGAGGTGCGCGGCCTGGCCGAGCCGGTCCTTGCCGCCGACCCGTGGCTGCGCGACCGCCGGCTGCTCAGCCTGACCTTCCACATGCTCGACGCGCGCTCGGTCGAGCAGGCGGTCCTGGAGGGCTACCTCAACCAGATCACCCGGCTGCACCCGGAGGCGCCCGTCCCCGCCGTACACCGGTCGGACGCGCTGCTCGACGACGCCGCGCGGCTGCGTGCGCGGATGGGCGACGACGCCTTCTTCGCCGCGTTGCGCGACGGTGGCGGCACGCCCACGGCCGCCGGCGTTGGCCTGGCCTCGCACGTCGCCCGAGCCACCGGCTGGACCCCCGAGCTCTACGCCGCCGCGGCGGCGGAGCCACCCGGCACCGAGCAACGAGACCGCCTGGTCAGTGCGTTGACCAGCGCGTTCTTCACCGGTGCGGTCCGCAGTGGCGAATACCTCGACCTGGACACCGGCCTCGCCGTGATCACCCGGCACGCCAGGGCGCTCGGGTACGACGCGCTCGTGCTCTTCCTCGACGAGCTGATCCTCTGGCTCTCCACGAAGATCAGCGACTACACCTTCGTCAACACCGAGGGCGCCAAGCTCAACAAGCTCATCGAGTCGGCCGACGCCACCCGCCCGCTGCCGCTGATCTCGTTCGTCGCCCGGCAACGCAACCTGGAAGACTTCCTCGGCCCGCAGGTCGGCGGCACCGAGCGGGAGGCGCTGGCGCACGTCATGCGTAGCGTTCAGGGGCGGTTCGGGGAGATCGCCCTCGCCGACACCAACCTGCCGGAGATCACCGAGAAGCGCCTGCTCAAGCCGCTCACCGACGACGGGCGGGCAGTCATCGACAACGCCTTCGCCGTGGTGAAGGGCAACCGGGAGGTGTGGGACGCGTTGCTGCTCGGCGCGCAGTACGGCGACGCCGGCATCGGCTCCGACGCCGCCGCCTTCCGCAAGCTCTACCCGTTCTCCCCGGCGCTGGTCGCCACGCTGGTCGCGCTGTCCCAGGCGTTGCAGCGCGAGCGGACCGCGTTGAAGGTGATGACCGAGTTGCTCGTCGCCCGCCGGGACACCCTGCGGGTCAACGACCTGATCGGGGTGGCCGCGCTCTTCGACCCGCTGGTCCTGCACGGTGAGCTGCCCGACCGGCCCGAACTCAAGCAGCTCTTCCAGTCCGCCCGGACGCTCTACACGCAGAAGCTGCGGCCGATCCTGCTGAAGCTCAACGACATCGGCGAGCAGGATGCGGCCGGGCACCAGCAGTTCCAGCTCGACGACAAGCTGATCAAGACGGTGCTGCTCGGTGCCCTGGTGCCCGACGTGCCCGCCCTGCACAACCTCACCGCCGGCAAACTGCACGCGCTCAACTTCGGTTCGATCACCTCGCCGATCCCCGGTTACGAGCGCACCATCGTGATCAATCGGCTCGACCGGGTCGCCGACGCCGCCGGCGAGCTGCACCTGACCAAGACCCCCGACCCGGTGGTCAGCCTCAAACTGCACACCGTCGACTACGACAAGCTGCTCGACCTGGTGCCCGACCAGGAGGCCACCACCACCGGCGTCCGGCAGCAGCTCATCCGCGAACTGGTGACCGCCGAGATGGGCATCGTCGGCGGCGAGGGGCAGCTCGGCGAGTTGCTCTACGCCCGGGCCTGGCGCGGTCGGTCGCACACCGTGCAGGTGAAGTTCGGCAACGTCCGCGACCCGGACACCATGCCGGCCGCGGCGCTGATCGCCACCGGCGAGGCCTGGCGGCTGATCATCGACTACCCGTTCGACCCGCAGGGCTACGAGCGCAACGCCGACCTGGCCCGGATCGAGCGGCTGGAGCGCGGTTCCCGGACCCTTTTCTGGCTGCCGTTCTATCTCACCGATGAGCTGATGGGGAAGGTCGGCCAGCTCATCAAGATCAATTATCTGCTGAACGGCGCCGGTGACCGACTCAACTCGCTGGCCGCCGACTGGCCGCTGGCCGACCGGCAGCAGGGCAAGGTCTACCTCCAGCAGCGCCAGTCGCAGCTCCGGAGCACGTTGACCGGCGCGCTCATGCAGGCGTACGGGTCCGCCACCTCGCGTGGGTCGGACGTGCAGGACGACACCATCGGCGTGTTCCACACCCTCGCCGACGGCCTGTACGTCGGCGATCCCCGCGGCGGCACCCTCGCCGAGGCGTTCACCAACCTCACCGGGGAGTTGCTCGCCTGGTCCTACCCCGGCAACCCGGCCATGCCCGAGGACGAGAAGCCCGTCACCCGCGGCGAGCTAGCCAAGATCCTCGACTACGCCAGGCAGGCCGCCGCCGACCCCACCCGAGGCGTCACCGTCACCAACCCGGTCGACCAGCGGACCCTCCGGCGGGTCTGCAACAACCTGCGGCTCGGCGAATACATCGACGGCCGGTATGTGCTCACCACCTCCACCTCCCGATGGAGTCGACACCTTCTCCAGGCCGCGGCCAACGAGGGCTACACCGACCACTTTCCCGTCTCGAAGCTCCGCGATTTCATCGATCAGCCCGCGGCGTTCGGATTCGACCGCGACCTGCAGAACCTGATCATCATGACCTTCGGGCTGGACCAGCAGCTTGCCTGGTACCAACACGAGGTCAAGGTCGACGTGCCGCACCTCGCCGCGGTCCGGGACGACCTGGAGTTGCGGCACCCGCCCATGCCCGGCGAAGAGGACTGGTCGAGCGCGGTGAGTCGAGGCGCGGCGATCTTCGGTGGCGTGCTGCCCGTCTGGCGTACGCCGGCCAACCTCGGCAAACTCGCCGGCGCGTTGCGCGAGGCCGCGCGGGAACGGAAGCGGGCGGCCGGCAGGCTGGTGGACATGCTGGACACGCATGCCGACGTGCTGGGCCTGGACGTCTCGGCCGCCACCGGTCGATTCGCCACCGCCCGACGGGCGTACCGGTTCGTGACCGACGTCGCCGCCGAGCGCGACGACGTGGTGCTTGTCGAGACGGTGGCCCGGGCCGACCTGGGCGACGTCGACGACCAAGCCGTCGGCGCGGTGCTCAGTCAGGCCGGCAGGCTCACCGACGAGTTGGCCGAGAACCCCCAGTGGTCGCTGCTCCGAGCCGTCTCCGCGAGGACCGGCCACGACCAGCGCGCCAGAGAGGTCATCGGTCAGCTCCAGGACGTCGCCCGGCGGGAACAGCACGGGAAGGACCTCGTCGAGGCATTCCACACCGCGGCCGCCGCCTCCGCGGCGCTGCTCGCGGCCCAGCCGCCCGCGCCACCGGCCGACCCGGCACCGGTCGGACCCGCCTCCGGCGGCACCGGCCAGGTGCCGAAGCAGCAGGGCACCCGGCCGGTCGGCCCCACCCCGGGCCAGGACGATGACCCCGCCGACGCGGTGCCGGCCGGTGGCGTGCCGGACGCCACCGGGACGGTCACCGTGCCCGGTGGCGGAGAGGTGACCGACGGAAGCCTGCTCGCCACCCAGCACCGGCGGCACGAGGTCTCCGACCCGGAGACCTGGACGAAGATTGCCGCCGAGATCGACGCCGAGGTCGCCGCCGGCCGACGGGTGGTCGTCACCTGGGAGATCCGGTGA
- the pglZ gene encoding BREX-2 system phosphatase PglZ, with protein sequence MSAPVSVAQPDSVRRKVEAWLAEDDPGDAIALTARPEWSIDPVLTVDGTRVRVVPCPTPLAARAALHDRIDGERLVLLTELTDSDLGDGLLAHLSKQKVRKIDPWDLVRQMFGGVRNLDPTLVRVGRWVADALTDHAPSAGWPVPPGAILTRDHALRSLTAELLDLPPTALDDSGLVQWSADARRQLRFTSLPETVAEGVTAYLTSIAGRSAVPIMAAVRAGHGVDVIPLGLLAGLLWPTGGGSAAEVQAAVGRTRLEPWFGGLRLSQHQAEGLHQAAEAWVYRTADSGDRGWDEAMRMLRRAETLAAEIGITALLGASTVLPSGFVHRLRAFAAAVRLAVPAGGSALPAAVARAQSALATVEEHRAVEPRRVETARMAVRLLRWLHRADRPEPATLLDALNRQVREDGWVDRARLDVFAGDPDPQVADAYRLLHRAVDTRRSRHDQRFAALLAAATNAEAEPGALLRVEDVLDRVVQPIIDHGRRVLLLVLDGMGVAAATELAESVVRGGAWVELTPDGGPRTGVLAALPTVTEASRCSLLSGRVKSGGQQAEVKAFTGRWPSGLLLHKGALRTGAGASLDPDVRAAIEDSSVPVVAAVVNTIDDALDRSDPGTAVWGADTVTAVGDLLAAATDRVVVLVSDHGHVVDRGPESVVLPSTSSENRWRPASGPTVDAEVAVSGSRVALGGGSVVLPWREDVRYGPRKAGYHGGAAPAEVVIPLLVLTAGDDRAVPGWAGAPVASPDWWREPLAETGTPPAAAPPSASAQAGRRRFWRNAEPQAEGLFDLDFAPAPTVPTAPPPAPVAPDLVTGLLASDRYAQRRDPRMPLSDERVAALLGTLLAGGDRATLDTLAARAGVPAHRITGTVTVLRRLLQVEGYPVITIDPDGVTVLLNRTLLIEQFDLEQR encoded by the coding sequence ATGAGCGCGCCGGTCAGCGTCGCGCAACCGGACTCGGTCCGGCGCAAGGTCGAGGCATGGCTGGCCGAGGACGACCCGGGCGACGCGATCGCCTTGACGGCCCGCCCCGAATGGTCGATCGACCCGGTGCTCACCGTCGACGGCACCCGGGTCCGGGTGGTGCCGTGCCCCACTCCGCTCGCCGCCCGCGCCGCCCTGCACGACCGGATCGACGGGGAGCGCCTGGTGCTGCTCACCGAGCTGACCGACAGCGATTTGGGCGATGGGCTCCTCGCGCACCTCAGCAAGCAGAAAGTCCGCAAGATCGATCCATGGGACCTGGTCCGGCAGATGTTCGGTGGCGTGAGAAATCTCGACCCCACGCTGGTCCGGGTCGGGCGCTGGGTCGCCGACGCGCTGACCGACCACGCCCCTTCCGCGGGCTGGCCGGTGCCGCCGGGGGCGATCCTCACCCGGGACCACGCGCTGCGCAGCCTGACCGCGGAACTGCTCGACCTGCCCCCGACCGCACTCGACGACAGCGGCCTGGTGCAGTGGAGCGCCGACGCCCGACGCCAACTCCGATTCACCTCGCTGCCGGAGACCGTCGCCGAGGGGGTCACGGCCTACCTGACCAGCATCGCCGGTCGGTCCGCCGTGCCGATCATGGCGGCCGTCCGGGCCGGGCACGGGGTGGACGTCATCCCGCTCGGACTGTTGGCCGGGCTGCTCTGGCCCACCGGCGGGGGCAGCGCGGCCGAGGTGCAGGCCGCGGTGGGGCGTACCCGCCTGGAGCCGTGGTTCGGTGGGCTGCGGCTGTCGCAACACCAGGCCGAAGGGTTGCACCAGGCTGCCGAGGCGTGGGTCTACCGTACGGCCGACTCCGGCGACAGGGGTTGGGACGAGGCCATGCGGATGCTACGACGGGCCGAGACGCTCGCCGCGGAGATCGGCATCACCGCGCTGCTCGGGGCGTCCACCGTGCTGCCCAGCGGATTCGTCCACCGGCTGCGGGCCTTCGCCGCCGCGGTGCGGCTCGCCGTCCCGGCCGGTGGGTCGGCTCTTCCGGCCGCGGTGGCCCGCGCGCAGTCGGCGCTCGCCACCGTGGAGGAACATCGGGCCGTCGAACCGCGCCGGGTGGAGACCGCCCGGATGGCAGTCCGGCTGCTGCGTTGGCTGCACCGGGCCGACCGGCCTGAGCCAGCGACACTGCTCGACGCCCTGAACCGGCAGGTCCGAGAGGACGGGTGGGTCGACCGCGCCCGACTCGACGTCTTCGCCGGGGACCCCGACCCTCAGGTCGCCGACGCCTACCGGCTGCTGCACCGGGCCGTGGACACCCGCAGGTCCCGGCATGACCAACGGTTCGCCGCCCTGCTCGCCGCCGCGACCAACGCCGAGGCCGAGCCGGGTGCGCTGCTCCGGGTCGAGGATGTGCTCGACCGGGTGGTCCAGCCGATCATCGATCACGGCCGGCGGGTGCTGCTGCTCGTACTCGACGGCATGGGCGTCGCCGCGGCCACCGAGCTGGCCGAGTCCGTCGTCCGCGGCGGCGCATGGGTGGAGCTCACCCCCGACGGCGGCCCCCGCACCGGAGTGCTGGCCGCGCTGCCCACCGTGACCGAGGCCAGTCGATGCAGCCTACTGAGCGGCCGGGTCAAATCCGGAGGTCAGCAGGCCGAGGTGAAGGCGTTCACCGGGCGGTGGCCCAGTGGGCTGCTGCTGCACAAGGGTGCGTTACGCACCGGTGCCGGCGCTTCCCTGGATCCGGACGTGCGCGCCGCCATTGAGGACTCCTCCGTCCCCGTGGTCGCCGCTGTGGTCAACACGATCGACGATGCGCTGGACCGTAGCGATCCAGGCACCGCGGTCTGGGGTGCGGACACCGTCACCGCGGTGGGAGACCTGTTGGCCGCCGCGACCGACCGGGTGGTTGTCCTGGTTTCCGACCACGGCCACGTGGTCGACCGGGGGCCCGAGTCGGTCGTCCTGCCCAGCACCAGCAGCGAGAATCGTTGGCGGCCGGCCAGCGGCCCGACCGTGGATGCCGAGGTCGCGGTGAGCGGCAGCCGGGTGGCGCTCGGCGGCGGCTCGGTCGTCCTGCCCTGGCGGGAGGACGTGCGATACGGACCCCGCAAGGCCGGATATCACGGCGGCGCCGCGCCGGCGGAGGTCGTCATCCCGCTACTCGTCCTGACCGCCGGTGATGATCGGGCCGTGCCGGGGTGGGCGGGTGCGCCGGTGGCCAGCCCGGATTGGTGGCGGGAGCCGCTGGCCGAGACCGGCACCCCGCCAGCCGCCGCCCCGCCATCCGCCTCGGCGCAGGCCGGCCGCCGACGTTTCTGGCGGAACGCGGAGCCGCAGGCCGAGGGCCTGTTCGATCTCGATTTCGCACCGGCGCCCACCGTGCCGACGGCGCCGCCACCCGCCCCGGTTGCTCCGGACCTGGTGACGGGCCTGCTCGCCAGCGACCGGTACGCCCAGCGACGGGATCCGCGGATGCCGTTGTCCGACGAGCGCGTCGCCGCGCTGCTGGGCACCCTGCTCGCCGGCGGGGACCGGGCGACCCTCGACACTCTCGCCGCCCGGGCCGGGGTGCCGGCGCACCGCATCACCGGCACCGTCACCGTGCTGCGCCGCCTGCTCCAGGTCGAGGGTTACCCCGTCATCACCATCGACCCGGACGGGGTCACCGTTCTGCTCAACCGGACGCTGCTGATCGAGCAGTTCGACCTGGAGCAGCGGTGA